The following proteins come from a genomic window of Myroides odoratus DSM 2801:
- a CDS encoding SusC/RagA family TonB-linked outer membrane protein has product MKKLFLLFSFFTLTLALAQEKRTITGFVQDASDKSGLPGASVIVETQSVSTETGQKGIIESTSIGTMTDFDGNFTLDIPKETKAIRVSFIGYASKLINLTTKTHYNVALGTDENILNEVVITGYQTIEKRKLTSSVAQISMADIEQTGVASVDQMLAGQIAGVAVTTPTGAPGGPAKIRIRGTASLNGPQDPLWVIDGMPLEGNNVPNFNDKDNIDQLQNFSIAGLNPDDILDITILKDASATAIYGARAANGVIVITTKKGKKGAMKVNFTANTFVNERPQFSKLNLMNASEKVDFELMLAGRSDISNLRSGQGEVARILNRNNELDAYRSGGFNALSAESQSAINRLRTSTTDWGKELYRPTYNQQYGLSLSGGGETSDYYFSLGYYNEEGTTIGTGFERYNITLKNNFQLADKLTAGVALFGTQSKKTSFISDKDASVNPANYSRNANPYLKPYNEDGSFQYDPDIDGTGDIYVPFNFLEERENTKYELVNQSLKAVFDLNYQILDDLKLTSQLGLQIDNSDTEKYLGKETYNTRKFREGTRYYDKTAKEFKYFLPDGGIIENFTDKYFQYNWKTQAMYNTIISDMHEIDVMAGMEIRKEERKQIKSKGFGYDPLTLTTVEIDLPEGYTSANKKLYETYTRGKNENAYASFFATASYTYDRKYTVFGSVRYDGSNLFGVDPKYKYLPLWAISGSWLVSNEKFMENFDFINNFRLRASYGLQGNIDRTTSPFVIGEYSTSSILPGYPESTIQVNNLPNGTLRWEKTTNTNVGFDLGLFNNRIAVEFDAYNRKSTDLIGLRALPFETGFEFTNMNWAQVTNKGYEISLTTRNIVRPNFSWSTTFNFAHNKSRVDRIQVNDGEYLPSREGHAVNSVFVLKTAGLDDKGNPLFWQDGEKVSAKEFFQLYDAWEDVMPGLMVGSGISPEESRELFTYAGDRDPKFTGGIINTFKINNFDFTISAAFNLKQMVTRTPSYNSALVDPGRNYTKDVLNMWTPLNTDGTLPAITGNDPYDGTDNWMLTKWFDGGSPINYYNYLDIWAKETSYIRISSMRLGYTLPRAVLDKLRLDNVRFTVEGRNLFVFGTDYKGYFDPETYGNIYAQPIQRSFSLGLNVTF; this is encoded by the coding sequence ATGAAAAAACTATTTCTTTTATTTTCGTTCTTTACCCTAACTCTTGCTCTAGCACAAGAGAAAAGAACGATTACAGGTTTTGTTCAAGATGCAAGCGACAAATCGGGATTACCAGGAGCATCTGTTATTGTTGAAACACAAAGTGTATCAACAGAAACGGGTCAGAAGGGAATCATTGAAAGTACAAGTATTGGAACAATGACCGATTTCGATGGTAATTTTACCCTTGATATTCCAAAAGAAACAAAAGCCATTCGCGTAAGCTTTATTGGCTATGCTTCTAAATTAATCAATTTAACTACTAAGACACATTATAATGTTGCTTTAGGAACAGATGAAAACATCTTAAATGAGGTTGTCATCACAGGTTATCAAACGATTGAAAAACGCAAATTAACTTCTTCTGTTGCTCAAATTAGCATGGCTGATATTGAACAAACAGGGGTTGCCAGTGTGGATCAAATGTTAGCAGGTCAAATTGCAGGGGTTGCTGTTACTACACCAACAGGAGCACCAGGTGGACCAGCTAAAATTAGAATTCGTGGTACAGCTTCTTTAAACGGACCTCAAGATCCATTATGGGTAATTGATGGAATGCCGTTGGAAGGGAACAATGTGCCTAATTTTAACGATAAAGATAATATCGATCAATTACAAAACTTTTCTATCGCTGGTTTAAACCCAGATGATATCTTAGATATTACCATCCTTAAAGATGCGTCTGCTACTGCTATTTATGGAGCAAGAGCAGCGAATGGAGTAATTGTCATTACAACGAAAAAAGGGAAGAAAGGAGCCATGAAAGTAAACTTTACAGCAAATACTTTCGTTAATGAGCGCCCACAATTCTCTAAATTAAACTTGATGAATGCTTCTGAAAAAGTAGATTTTGAATTGATGCTTGCAGGACGTTCAGACATCAGTAACCTTCGTTCAGGACAAGGAGAAGTAGCGAGAATTTTAAATCGAAACAACGAATTAGACGCTTATAGATCAGGTGGATTCAACGCTTTATCTGCAGAAAGTCAAAGTGCAATTAATCGCTTAAGAACATCAACGACTGACTGGGGGAAAGAATTGTATCGTCCAACGTACAACCAACAATATGGTTTGAGTTTATCTGGTGGTGGAGAAACTTCAGATTACTATTTCTCCTTAGGATACTACAATGAAGAAGGAACAACAATTGGAACTGGATTCGAACGTTATAATATTACGTTGAAAAACAACTTCCAATTGGCTGATAAATTAACTGCAGGAGTAGCTTTATTCGGAACACAATCGAAAAAAACTAGCTTTATCTCAGATAAAGATGCGAGTGTGAACCCAGCAAACTACTCAAGAAATGCCAATCCTTATTTAAAACCTTACAATGAGGATGGAAGCTTTCAATATGATCCAGATATTGATGGAACAGGAGATATTTATGTTCCGTTTAACTTCTTAGAAGAACGCGAAAACACAAAATATGAATTGGTAAACCAATCGTTAAAAGCCGTTTTTGATTTGAACTATCAAATTTTAGATGACTTAAAATTAACGTCTCAATTGGGGTTACAAATCGATAATAGTGATACGGAAAAATACTTAGGTAAAGAAACGTACAACACACGTAAATTCAGAGAAGGAACTCGTTACTACGACAAAACAGCCAAAGAATTCAAATACTTCTTGCCAGATGGTGGAATTATTGAAAACTTCACCGATAAATATTTCCAATACAATTGGAAAACCCAAGCGATGTACAACACCATCATCAGTGATATGCATGAAATTGATGTAATGGCGGGTATGGAAATACGCAAGGAGGAAAGAAAACAGATCAAATCGAAAGGTTTTGGTTACGATCCGTTAACGTTAACTACCGTAGAAATTGACCTTCCTGAAGGATATACTTCTGCAAACAAGAAATTATACGAAACGTATACACGAGGTAAAAATGAAAATGCTTATGCTTCTTTCTTTGCAACTGCTTCTTATACGTATGACAGAAAATATACCGTATTTGGTAGTGTGCGTTATGATGGTTCCAACCTATTTGGTGTAGATCCAAAATACAAATACTTACCATTATGGGCCATTTCAGGTTCTTGGTTGGTATCCAATGAGAAATTCATGGAGAATTTTGATTTTATCAATAACTTCCGTTTACGTGCTTCTTATGGTTTACAAGGAAATATTGATCGTACTACTTCCCCATTTGTAATTGGTGAATACAGTACTTCTTCTATCCTACCAGGTTATCCAGAAAGTACAATTCAGGTAAATAACTTACCAAATGGTACATTGAGATGGGAAAAAACAACGAATACAAACGTTGGTTTTGACTTAGGTTTATTCAACAATAGAATTGCCGTTGAATTTGATGCGTACAACAGAAAAAGTACGGATTTAATTGGATTACGTGCTTTGCCTTTTGAAACAGGTTTCGAGTTTACTAATATGAACTGGGCGCAAGTAACCAATAAAGGATATGAAATTTCATTGACTACAAGGAACATCGTACGTCCTAATTTCTCTTGGAGTACAACATTCAACTTTGCACACAACAAGAGTAGAGTTGATCGTATTCAAGTAAACGATGGAGAATATTTACCGTCAAGAGAAGGGCATGCAGTAAACTCTGTATTCGTATTGAAAACAGCAGGATTAGATGACAAAGGAAACCCATTATTCTGGCAAGATGGAGAAAAAGTATCAGCAAAAGAGTTTTTCCAATTATACGATGCTTGGGAAGATGTTATGCCTGGTCTTATGGTAGGTTCAGGAATTAGTCCTGAAGAATCAAGAGAATTGTTTACTTATGCTGGCGATAGAGATCCTAAATTCACTGGAGGTATCATCAATACATTCAAAATCAATAATTTTGATTTCACTATTTCTGCTGCGTTCAACTTAAAACAGATGGTAACACGTACACCTTCTTATAATTCAGCTTTAGTTGACCCAGGAAGAAACTACACGAAAGATGTATTAAACATGTGGACACCACTTAATACAGATGGAACATTACCAGCGATTACAGGAAATGATCCGTATGATGGAACAGACAACTGGATGTTGACAAAATGGTTTGATGGAGGTTCTCCAATCAACTATTACAATTATTTGGATATTTGGGCAAAAGAAACAAGCTATATCCGTATTAGCAGCATGCGCTTAGGCTATACTTTACCAAGAGCAGTATTAGATAAATTGCGTTTAGACAACGTACGTTTCACAGTAGAAGGAAGAAACTTATTTGTATTTGGAACTGATTACAAAGGGTACTTCGATCCAGAAACGTATGGAAATATTTACGCTCAACCGATCCAAAGATCATTCTCTTTAGGATTAAATGTAACCTTCTAA
- a CDS encoding RagB/SusD family nutrient uptake outer membrane protein has product MKKLVLIIGCLTLSLSTVSCDKFLDIEPEGKIIPKSTDDYRKLLTTAYFTYPRHKALLTIRTDEVQIPVADNSDFTEIRDVFVYNDQSPSDGTREYGYADLYKVIFYANQTINDGTGTMQIGDTKEQLLGEAHALRALAYFDLVNFFAKPYDPATAATEPGIVILNEVDLDNKRPKSTVAEVYNQIHADIDAAKSKLKVTTYDAGMNYRFSKLALFALEARVNLYQKNYEAAIQSAEQALSIKNTLQNLNDNTTLAVTNFKSPESIMNLEDVFKSGYLSFIFASEDLKASYDKENDIRYIASFDELNGNSVATKVGNGDTKISFRTAELYFIKAEAYIFLNQLDQATATLESIIENRYKAEAVTARVEQLKSFDQTAYKKYILEERFREFAFEGQRWFDLRRLDQKKIVHKLGNEEFTLQQNDPRYTLPFPRKARENNPNL; this is encoded by the coding sequence ATGAAAAAATTAGTTTTAATAATCGGATGTCTAACTTTAAGCTTATCAACAGTAAGCTGTGATAAATTCTTAGACATTGAGCCAGAAGGAAAAATTATTCCAAAATCAACGGATGATTACAGAAAGTTGTTAACCACAGCTTACTTTACTTATCCAAGACATAAAGCCTTGTTGACGATTCGAACAGATGAAGTTCAAATTCCAGTTGCAGACAATAGCGATTTCACAGAAATTAGAGATGTCTTTGTTTACAATGATCAAAGTCCGAGTGATGGAACAAGAGAATATGGATATGCAGATCTTTACAAAGTAATTTTCTATGCAAACCAAACCATCAATGATGGTACAGGAACAATGCAAATAGGAGATACAAAAGAACAATTGTTAGGTGAAGCTCATGCGCTACGTGCTTTGGCTTATTTCGACTTAGTAAACTTCTTTGCTAAACCGTATGATCCTGCGACAGCTGCGACAGAACCTGGTATTGTCATCTTAAACGAAGTAGATTTAGATAATAAAAGACCTAAATCAACCGTAGCGGAAGTGTACAACCAAATTCATGCTGATATTGACGCAGCAAAAAGCAAGTTGAAAGTAACTACGTATGATGCGGGAATGAATTACCGTTTTTCTAAATTGGCTCTTTTTGCTTTAGAAGCGCGTGTGAATCTATATCAAAAAAATTATGAAGCGGCTATACAAAGTGCGGAGCAAGCATTAAGTATTAAAAATACGCTTCAGAATTTAAATGACAATACGACATTAGCTGTAACTAACTTTAAATCTCCTGAATCGATTATGAATTTAGAAGATGTGTTCAAATCAGGTTATTTGTCTTTCATTTTTGCATCAGAAGATTTAAAAGCGAGCTATGACAAAGAAAACGATATTCGTTATATCGCTTCTTTTGATGAGCTAAACGGAAATTCAGTTGCTACAAAAGTTGGAAATGGAGATACTAAGATTTCCTTCCGAACAGCTGAATTATACTTCATCAAAGCGGAAGCTTATATCTTCTTAAATCAATTAGATCAAGCAACAGCAACCCTTGAGTCGATTATCGAAAATCGTTATAAAGCGGAAGCTGTAACTGCTAGGGTAGAACAACTAAAATCGTTCGACCAAACAGCATACAAAAAATATATCCTAGAAGAGCGTTTCAGAGAGTTTGCCTTTGAAGGTCAACGTTGGTTTGACTTGAGAAGATTAGATCAAAAGAAAATTGTTCACAAACTAGGTAACGAAGAATTTACACTACAACAAAATGATCCGCGTTATACCTTGCCTTTCCCAAGAAAAGCGAGAGAAAACAACCCAAATTTATAG
- a CDS encoding LytR/AlgR family response regulator transcription factor has product MRIAIVEDEALAANYLKKLLLTQDILPVAVSDIVMLSSIKEATTFFFQHTVDLIFMDIHLGDGKSLEIFDKIAVKSPVVFITAYDNYAIEAFKQFAIGYILKPFDKDALDEVLLKYVTITKRLQEEQLPKQENEEASNNKLKDRFLLHDGHRLKSIETPEIAYLFASGKHLFLHTFQDERFIYDDTIKDVIDKLDAKTFFKINRSFIVNIHAIKEVIRHTSQKIELVLNVQSDDQYPIFVSKAHIPLLKDWLS; this is encoded by the coding sequence GTGCGTATAGCCATAGTTGAAGATGAAGCTCTAGCAGCAAATTATCTAAAGAAATTATTACTGACTCAAGACATCCTTCCCGTTGCGGTTAGTGATATTGTCATGCTTTCCTCTATTAAAGAAGCTACGACTTTCTTTTTTCAACATACTGTTGATCTCATCTTCATGGACATTCACTTAGGCGATGGAAAAAGTTTAGAAATCTTCGATAAAATTGCAGTTAAAAGTCCAGTTGTTTTTATTACAGCGTATGATAACTATGCAATTGAAGCCTTCAAACAATTTGCCATAGGGTATATTCTCAAGCCTTTTGATAAAGATGCCTTAGACGAGGTACTCCTTAAATATGTGACTATTACCAAGCGCTTACAAGAGGAACAACTTCCGAAACAAGAAAATGAAGAAGCATCAAATAACAAGCTTAAAGATCGTTTTTTACTTCACGATGGTCACCGCTTAAAATCAATAGAAACCCCTGAAATAGCTTATTTATTTGCTTCAGGAAAGCATTTATTCTTGCATACTTTTCAAGACGAACGCTTCATTTATGATGATACCATCAAGGATGTGATTGACAAACTAGATGCCAAAACGTTTTTTAAAATTAACCGCAGTTTTATTGTCAATATCCATGCAATTAAAGAAGTTATTCGCCATACAAGTCAGAAAATAGAACTGGTTTTAAACGTTCAAAGCGACGACCAATACCCTATTTTCGTTAGCAAAGCACACATTCCTTTATTGAAAGATTGGTTGAGTTAA
- a CDS encoding YkgJ family cysteine cluster protein codes for MNKILQQLPKLAKDKHNKNKKYLAKLQKKAPKDLDYQMQEIHNAVFKKTDCLSCANCCKTTGPLFTSADIERISKHLRLKPQQFIDQYLRIDEDNDYVLQQVPCTFLDAENYCMIYDVRPKACREYPHTDRKKFQQIANLTLQNVAICPAAYEVVEQMKKKIVVK; via the coding sequence ATGAATAAAATACTGCAACAGCTTCCAAAGTTAGCCAAAGATAAGCATAATAAGAATAAAAAATATTTGGCAAAGCTACAAAAGAAAGCACCCAAAGATCTGGATTATCAAATGCAAGAAATCCACAATGCAGTATTTAAAAAGACAGACTGCTTATCTTGTGCCAATTGTTGTAAAACAACAGGTCCTTTATTTACTAGCGCAGATATTGAACGAATCAGCAAGCATTTGCGTCTAAAACCCCAACAATTTATCGATCAATATTTAAGAATTGACGAAGATAATGACTATGTTTTACAACAAGTACCTTGTACCTTTTTGGATGCAGAAAACTACTGTATGATTTACGATGTACGCCCTAAAGCTTGCAGAGAGTATCCTCATACCGATCGCAAGAAGTTTCAACAAATTGCCAATCTTACGTTACAGAATGTAGCAATCTGTCCAGCTGCTTATGAAGTAGTGGAACAAATGAAAAAGAAAATTGTGGTCAAATAA
- a CDS encoding class I SAM-dependent methyltransferase, with protein sequence MKDLIGQAILDYQVTKKPAVILTETDISEAEEMEVSYWFRSYKDMPELEQIALKKSKGKILDVGCGAGSHALYLQEKNLDVTAIDISPKAIEACQLRGVKNTKTANILDIKNEQYDTILLLMNGTGIFGRLIHITTYLEHLKSLVASGGQILIDSSDLIYMFDEDEDGGKWIPMDNKDYYGELVFSVEYKGETEDAFPWLYLDYNTLQNAAHGCGLHCEILYEGENFDYLARLTVNR encoded by the coding sequence ATGAAAGACCTTATTGGCCAAGCAATATTAGACTATCAAGTCACTAAAAAACCAGCGGTAATTCTCACTGAAACAGACATATCTGAAGCAGAAGAAATGGAAGTTTCTTATTGGTTTCGCTCGTATAAGGACATGCCAGAATTGGAACAAATTGCCTTGAAAAAAAGTAAGGGAAAAATTCTAGATGTAGGTTGTGGAGCAGGTTCTCATGCGCTTTATTTACAAGAAAAAAACCTCGATGTTACGGCTATTGATATATCTCCAAAAGCCATTGAAGCCTGTCAATTGAGAGGCGTAAAAAACACGAAAACCGCCAATATCCTTGACATTAAGAATGAACAATACGATACCATTCTACTCTTGATGAATGGGACGGGAATTTTTGGACGATTGATTCACATCACGACTTATTTAGAACATCTCAAAAGCTTAGTAGCCTCTGGTGGGCAAATCTTAATCGATAGTTCAGATTTAATCTATATGTTTGATGAGGATGAAGATGGAGGAAAATGGATTCCGATGGACAACAAAGACTACTATGGAGAATTAGTTTTTAGCGTGGAATACAAAGGCGAAACGGAAGATGCCTTTCCATGGCTTTATTTAGACTACAACACGCTTCAAAACGCAGCCCATGGCTGTGGTTTACATTGCGAAATACTATACGAAGGCGAAAATTTCGATTACCTCGCTCGACTAACGGTTAACCGTTAA
- a CDS encoding DUF2059 domain-containing protein: MKKIVIVAAFMLAGHFGFAQDAAYKADAEKYMEVSGQMKAFDYMTEDIIQNIPEAKRAEFKKEFDVSLKEFKSNMANIYIQEFTHDEIKELIKLYETPVGKKLYEKNKVLYDKGQQVGMEWGASIQSIMMKYMEM; encoded by the coding sequence ATGAAAAAAATTGTAATCGTAGCTGCATTTATGTTAGCAGGGCATTTCGGTTTTGCGCAGGATGCTGCTTACAAAGCGGATGCTGAGAAATACATGGAAGTTAGTGGACAAATGAAAGCTTTTGACTATATGACAGAAGATATTATCCAAAACATTCCAGAAGCAAAAAGAGCAGAATTTAAAAAAGAATTCGATGTAAGCTTAAAAGAGTTCAAATCGAACATGGCTAATATTTACATTCAAGAGTTTACACATGATGAAATCAAAGAATTGATTAAATTATATGAAACTCCAGTTGGAAAAAAATTATACGAAAAAAATAAAGTTTTGTATGATAAAGGACAACAAGTTGGAATGGAATGGGGAGCTAGCATTCAATCAATCATGATGAAATACATGGAAATGTAA
- a CDS encoding 7-carboxy-7-deazaguanine synthase QueE, translating into MIQENLENKALTEGRVLPLMEQFYTIQGEGFYSGHAAYFIRLGGCDVGCHWCDVKESWDAELHPLTAVEKIVSDASAVANLAVITGGEPLMYNLDYLTKKLKEAGLKTNIETSGAYEMSGDFDWVCLSPKKAKLPTASAYAAANELKVVIYNKHDFIFAEEQAAKVNKDALLLLQTEWSKRAVMMPLIIEYVKKNPQWKISLQTHKYLDIP; encoded by the coding sequence ATGATACAGGAAAACCTAGAAAATAAAGCATTAACAGAAGGACGCGTATTGCCTTTGATGGAACAGTTTTACACCATTCAAGGGGAGGGGTTTTATTCGGGTCATGCGGCTTATTTTATTCGTTTAGGAGGATGTGATGTTGGTTGCCATTGGTGTGATGTAAAAGAAAGTTGGGATGCTGAATTACATCCATTAACAGCAGTTGAAAAAATAGTTTCTGATGCATCAGCCGTAGCTAATTTGGCTGTTATTACAGGAGGTGAACCTTTGATGTATAACTTGGATTATCTAACGAAGAAATTAAAAGAAGCAGGTTTAAAAACCAATATAGAAACTTCAGGTGCTTATGAAATGTCAGGTGATTTTGACTGGGTTTGCTTGTCTCCAAAGAAAGCAAAACTTCCCACAGCTAGCGCTTATGCTGCCGCTAATGAATTAAAAGTAGTGATTTACAACAAACACGATTTTATTTTTGCAGAAGAGCAAGCCGCTAAAGTCAATAAAGATGCGTTATTATTGTTGCAAACGGAATGGAGTAAACGCGCCGTAATGATGCCTTTGATTATTGAGTATGTGAAGAAAAATCCACAGTGGAAAATTTCATTACAAACGCATAAATACTTGGATATTCCTTAA
- a CDS encoding beta-1,6-N-acetylglucosaminyltransferase has protein sequence MNNLVNQTGDLNVFYIVQAHTNPEQLKRLIDRLYAPNVHFLIHIDLKSDLIPFQSICVGEHIRFIENRVNCIWGDFSQVQATLNLIQGLAEYQPSPFDRVVLISGQDYPLQPVTTIQAFYEKNRAVDFIEKFVAQDVHPRPYLNFRGFKVNKSDKRGDYVIFKKNKISGLYKSIFKGCFKFSYLKYLFTQKELDPSIVFYKGSSWWALRYDTLDKIKSLYQENYAEYYYFFQTSFCADEYFFQTLLTEVMKKDLSVQVEGVLTFVDWDRKGVPLPVTFSMEDCELLKQAASKGYLYARKFNPQRDGQILTWLDQELLTDER, from the coding sequence TTGAATAATCTAGTAAATCAAACGGGGGATTTGAATGTATTTTATATTGTTCAAGCCCATACCAATCCTGAGCAACTTAAACGATTAATAGATCGTTTATATGCGCCTAATGTTCATTTTCTTATTCACATTGATTTGAAAAGTGATCTTATTCCTTTTCAATCAATCTGTGTGGGAGAGCATATTCGATTTATTGAAAATCGTGTGAATTGTATATGGGGTGATTTTTCACAAGTACAAGCTACTTTAAATCTTATTCAGGGGTTGGCTGAGTACCAACCTTCGCCTTTTGATCGTGTGGTCCTTATTAGTGGGCAAGATTATCCACTTCAACCAGTCACTACTATTCAAGCCTTTTATGAAAAAAATCGCGCTGTCGATTTTATTGAAAAGTTTGTGGCACAAGATGTACACCCTCGTCCATATCTCAATTTTAGAGGGTTTAAGGTGAATAAGAGTGATAAAAGAGGAGATTATGTTATCTTCAAAAAGAATAAAATATCCGGATTGTATAAATCCATTTTTAAAGGGTGTTTTAAGTTTTCGTATTTGAAGTATTTATTTACGCAAAAGGAATTAGATCCCTCAATTGTTTTTTATAAAGGATCTTCTTGGTGGGCTTTGCGGTATGATACACTAGATAAAATCAAGAGCTTGTATCAAGAAAATTACGCGGAATACTATTATTTTTTTCAGACGAGTTTTTGTGCAGATGAATATTTTTTTCAAACACTATTAACCGAGGTAATGAAAAAGGACCTTAGTGTTCAGGTTGAAGGTGTTTTGACTTTTGTTGATTGGGATAGAAAGGGAGTGCCTTTACCTGTTACTTTTTCTATGGAGGATTGTGAACTTTTAAAACAAGCTGCATCTAAAGGTTATTTATATGCTAGAAAGTTCAATCCCCAACGTGATGGGCAAATTCTAACTTGGCTAGATCAAGAATTATTGACTGATGAAAGGTAA
- the typA gene encoding translational GTPase TypA yields the protein MTQIRNIAIIAHVDHGKTTMVDKILHHCQLFRENETSGELILDNEDIERERGITIVSKNVSVSYKGTKINIIDTPGHADFGGEVERVLNMADGVLLIVDAFEGPMPQTRFVLQKAISLGLKPCVVINKVDKENCTPEEVHEKVFDLMFELGAEEWQMDFPAVYGSAKNNWMSTDWKQQTDSLEPLLDMVLEHIPAAEVREGTAQMLITSLDYSTFTGRIAIGRLHRGILKEGMNISLIKRDGKIVKSKIKELHTFEGLGRKKVSEVYAGDICAVVGIEGFEIGDVIADFENPEALPTITIDEPTMSMLFTINDSPFFGKEGKYVTSRHIKDRLNKELEKNLALRVNETDSADKFMVFGRGVLHLSVLIETMRREGYELQIGQPQVIIKEIDGVKCEPVEELTIDIPENLSGRGVEYVTLKKGEMLSMEPKGDRMIIKFLVPSRGIIGLRNQLLTATAGEAIMSHRFLEYQPYKGEIAGRINGSLISMENGKAIPYSIDKLQDRGKFFVDPNEDIYEGQVIGENSRGDDMTVNVTKTKKLTNVRASGSDDKAKIVPAIKFSLEEALEYIQKDEYVEVTPKSLRLRKIFLKETDRKRNKI from the coding sequence ATGACACAAATTAGGAATATTGCAATTATCGCACACGTTGACCATGGTAAGACTACAATGGTAGACAAAATATTACACCACTGTCAGTTATTTCGTGAAAATGAAACTTCTGGAGAGTTGATTTTAGATAACGAGGATATCGAAAGAGAAAGAGGAATTACAATCGTTTCAAAAAACGTATCTGTAAGTTATAAAGGAACTAAAATTAATATTATCGATACTCCAGGACACGCGGATTTTGGTGGAGAAGTAGAGCGTGTATTGAATATGGCTGATGGTGTTCTTTTAATTGTAGATGCTTTTGAAGGACCAATGCCACAAACTCGATTTGTACTACAAAAAGCAATTAGCTTAGGGTTAAAACCATGTGTAGTTATCAATAAAGTAGATAAAGAAAACTGTACACCAGAAGAAGTACACGAAAAAGTATTCGACTTAATGTTCGAATTGGGTGCTGAAGAATGGCAAATGGATTTCCCAGCAGTTTATGGTTCTGCTAAAAACAACTGGATGTCTACAGATTGGAAACAACAAACAGACTCTTTAGAGCCATTATTAGACATGGTTTTAGAGCATATCCCTGCTGCTGAAGTAAGAGAAGGTACTGCTCAAATGTTGATTACATCATTAGATTACTCAACGTTTACAGGACGTATCGCTATCGGTCGTTTACACCGTGGAATCTTAAAAGAAGGAATGAATATTTCTTTGATTAAGAGAGATGGTAAAATCGTAAAATCTAAAATTAAAGAATTACATACATTCGAAGGTTTAGGACGTAAAAAAGTATCAGAAGTATACGCTGGTGATATTTGTGCGGTTGTAGGAATCGAAGGATTTGAGATTGGAGATGTTATCGCTGATTTCGAAAATCCAGAAGCATTGCCAACAATCACAATTGATGAGCCAACAATGAGTATGTTATTTACAATTAACGACTCACCGTTCTTTGGTAAAGAAGGTAAATACGTTACTTCTCGTCACATTAAAGATCGTTTAAATAAAGAATTAGAGAAAAACTTAGCGTTGCGTGTGAACGAAACGGATAGTGCGGATAAATTTATGGTATTCGGACGTGGTGTATTACACTTATCTGTTTTGATTGAAACAATGCGTCGTGAAGGATATGAACTTCAAATTGGTCAACCACAAGTAATCATTAAAGAAATTGATGGTGTAAAATGTGAGCCAGTAGAGGAGTTAACAATTGATATTCCAGAGAACTTATCAGGTCGTGGAGTAGAATACGTGACGTTGAAAAAAGGAGAAATGTTAAGTATGGAACCAAAAGGGGACCGTATGATTATTAAATTCTTAGTGCCTTCTAGAGGTATTATCGGTTTGAGAAATCAATTATTAACAGCAACTGCTGGTGAGGCAATTATGTCACACCGTTTCTTAGAATATCAACCATACAAAGGAGAAATCGCTGGACGTATCAATGGTTCTTTAATCTCTATGGAAAATGGAAAAGCTATTCCTTATTCTATTGATAAATTACAAGATCGTGGTAAGTTTTTCGTTGATCCAAACGAGGATATCTACGAAGGACAAGTTATCGGTGAAAACTCTCGTGGGGATGATATGACAGTTAACGTTACGAAAACGAAAAAGTTAACAAACGTTCGTGCATCTGGATCAGATGATAAAGCAAAAATTGTTCCGGCAATTAAATTCTCATTGGAGGAAGCTTTAGAGTATATCCAAAAAGATGAGTACGTTGAGGTAACACCAAAATCACTTCGTTTGAGAAAAATCTTCTTGAAAGAAACAGATCGTAAGAGAAATAAAATCTAA